The following are from one region of the Salicibibacter kimchii genome:
- a CDS encoding pLS20_p028 family conjugation system transmembrane protein, with amino-acid sequence MDEQELLDTLRQFEDELNTGNIFSYLFRFLGWWLLLGFRAIVSGMEGVIDGVLVLLDFFQTEPVLEFLQTIQPILYILLALALGLIAYQLMFQRGQQRSQIPVNIFISIMTVTLLTWGMNQASSFTDDAVEIASVGDGAFDMADQIVHDHVTDVAIYDETGWQTPDVETQHHVDPENIDQIDINEEITDDFERADGEDLSEPGQAVLSNKIGIESNGEEGLVDIGDDGWFDFFPENYYRWDVNWGTGLITLGVMAVTMILVSIKIAKLCFELAFNKVVALIMAYADISTGQRLKEILKNIGSIFVSIIMVFLSLRMYMYYTEYIASEMSGFGYLIAMIAGSLAVIDGPNIVQKLFGIDAGLRNAWTVAAGSYFAGKAAKPAVQGAAKMAGKATKGVASGGVSTAAGTAGGISGLAGGSKGGQGSQTPNNGAAGNQGSPTQAGAKFGQSGGGQQGTAPQGRPAQGTPRAGSPTNAQSQGEGSTANANAGAYQDTQQQPQLTGTKGNGPLAPPPTHGGKTPSLQAEMREEARKGGGGNQRSATLHQQMQADQNGHEPTTSDIPMPKRSAGGETRTVGQAMRDGTSRRFNNNPYVQKSKRSYQLGQNTTRNWKNKRNNR; translated from the coding sequence GTGGACGAACAAGAACTACTGGACACCTTACGCCAATTTGAAGACGAACTCAATACGGGAAATATCTTTAGCTACCTGTTCCGATTCCTCGGCTGGTGGCTTCTTTTAGGTTTTCGGGCGATTGTGAGCGGGATGGAAGGCGTCATTGATGGCGTTCTTGTGCTCTTGGATTTCTTTCAGACTGAACCGGTGCTTGAATTTCTCCAAACGATTCAACCCATATTGTATATCCTGCTTGCCCTTGCGCTTGGGCTTATTGCCTATCAGCTTATGTTCCAAAGAGGCCAGCAACGCTCGCAAATTCCGGTGAACATTTTCATTTCTATTATGACGGTGACACTCCTGACTTGGGGGATGAATCAGGCCAGCAGCTTTACCGATGATGCGGTGGAAATAGCCTCCGTCGGGGATGGTGCGTTTGATATGGCCGATCAAATTGTCCATGACCATGTCACCGACGTGGCTATTTATGACGAAACCGGCTGGCAAACCCCGGATGTGGAAACGCAGCACCATGTCGATCCGGAAAACATCGATCAAATTGATATCAACGAAGAAATCACCGATGATTTTGAAAGAGCAGATGGAGAAGATTTATCAGAACCAGGTCAAGCGGTACTATCTAACAAAATCGGCATTGAATCCAACGGCGAAGAAGGGTTAGTCGACATTGGTGATGACGGCTGGTTCGACTTTTTCCCGGAAAATTACTATCGATGGGATGTGAATTGGGGAACGGGGTTGATTACGCTCGGCGTGATGGCAGTCACCATGATTCTCGTATCCATTAAAATTGCTAAACTATGCTTTGAACTCGCCTTTAACAAAGTCGTTGCGCTGATCATGGCTTATGCGGATATTAGCACCGGGCAACGATTGAAAGAGATCCTCAAAAACATCGGCAGCATTTTCGTCTCTATAATCATGGTGTTTTTGAGTTTGCGCATGTATATGTACTATACGGAGTATATTGCAAGCGAAATGAGTGGGTTTGGCTATTTGATCGCCATGATCGCCGGTAGCCTTGCGGTCATTGATGGGCCGAATATTGTGCAAAAACTCTTTGGCATTGATGCAGGTCTTCGCAATGCTTGGACGGTCGCGGCCGGTTCCTACTTTGCCGGAAAAGCCGCCAAACCCGCGGTGCAGGGCGCCGCGAAGATGGCCGGGAAAGCAACAAAAGGTGTCGCTTCGGGTGGCGTGAGTACGGCGGCAGGAACCGCCGGTGGTATATCCGGTTTAGCTGGTGGCAGCAAAGGTGGCCAAGGCTCCCAAACGCCGAACAATGGCGCCGCAGGGAACCAAGGATCACCGACGCAAGCCGGAGCAAAATTCGGACAATCCGGTGGCGGTCAACAAGGGACGGCACCCCAAGGGCGACCAGCACAGGGAACACCGCGGGCAGGGTCACCGACAAATGCCCAATCCCAAGGCGAAGGTTCCACTGCGAATGCCAACGCGGGCGCCTATCAAGATACGCAGCAACAACCGCAACTGACGGGCACCAAAGGTAACGGTCCATTAGCACCGCCACCTACGCACGGAGGTAAAACGCCATCTCTCCAAGCAGAGATGCGCGAAGAAGCCCGCAAAGGAGGCGGCGGTAACCAGCGATCGGCGACGTTGCACCAACAAATGCAAGCCGATCAAAACGGCCATGAACCAACCACAAGCGACATCCCCATGCCAAAACGATCGGCTGGCGGTGAGACGCGAACGGTGGGCCAAGCGATGCGCGATGGTACGTCACGCCGTTTTAACAATAACCCTTATGTGCAAAAGAGCAAACGCAGTTATCAGCTTGGTCAAAACACGACGCGAAATTGGAAAAACAAACGCAACAACCGATAA
- a CDS encoding DUF5592 family protein, with protein MHYKIPTEVTAELKLNRWLYLTDLLVAIGMLVMGFILHALIHPSLTIPFVVFMVALYGFWLYRPKTNPHMRMIQVVWMMLSRDRATYHAHDPHEEATKEEDL; from the coding sequence TTGCATTATAAAATTCCCACAGAGGTTACGGCAGAATTGAAATTGAACCGGTGGCTGTATTTAACCGATTTACTCGTTGCGATTGGCATGCTCGTGATGGGCTTTATCCTTCACGCACTGATTCATCCGTCGCTGACGATCCCGTTTGTCGTGTTTATGGTCGCCTTATACGGCTTTTGGCTGTATCGCCCCAAAACGAATCCGCATATGCGCATGATACAGGTGGTATGGATGATGCTCAGCCGGGACCGTGCCACTTATCATGCCCATGATCCGCACGAAGAAGCGACGAAGGAGGAAGATCTATGA
- a CDS encoding VirB4 family type IV secretion system protein, whose protein sequence is MMSLLQMLAPWKRKDDTDATETERKGYNPYLLANMQPQGGISFKESFIRKGDGYETCVHVYSYPKNTKDFWLESIVNMENVITTIDVTSEDRHKVREGLNKGIDEQSSRMMTEKESVSILEARNSLDDLQDLYASVYEEGEVIKRVHLRHYVNARTKEELEDKVNEVLTALEGENFRGAVFLNEQDMEWKALHEPYTAQAKRRNRRKGQAMPAIALAGGFPFHFTQLHDPTGTYHGTTMTGGNVVFDLFHRDKDRKSYSSVVIGAMGAGKSTLLKKIMLDNAIKGHKIRAFDVVGEFLPLTEAIGGKQIALDGTDGIINPLQVYRTAKDDFTSFTQHLSKLTTFYRFLAPEASDNELKEYENMLRKLYVSLGLWSDEGDANLTGQPVEAYPIFSDFLAFIREELYADISTSKQRDNLSLERKRRLETIELNIQNLVETYAHLFNGVSSIADFQDEHVVIFQLRGLSQMRTEIFQAQLFNVMNLLWDAMLTNGAPQFEAYNNGEMTFEDAERFLILMDEAHHIINTKKGSGHALSFLTTFVREARKYFAGFTYASHTIRDFVPEGSDQSLVEEIKTLFELTQYKWIMQQDSNNLEMLQTIFAGQLSESEVSQIPDLQTGDVVLNIQAVKNLRFSVEVSDEELALFGGGA, encoded by the coding sequence ATGATGAGCCTTTTACAGATGCTTGCGCCATGGAAACGCAAAGACGACACCGATGCCACGGAGACCGAACGTAAGGGTTATAACCCGTATTTGCTCGCAAACATGCAACCCCAAGGCGGCATCAGCTTCAAGGAAAGTTTTATACGTAAAGGGGATGGTTACGAAACGTGTGTGCACGTGTATAGCTATCCGAAAAATACGAAGGATTTTTGGTTGGAATCCATCGTCAATATGGAAAACGTCATCACGACCATTGATGTCACCTCGGAAGATCGTCATAAGGTACGCGAAGGCTTAAATAAAGGGATCGACGAACAAAGTTCCCGGATGATGACAGAGAAAGAAAGTGTCAGTATTTTGGAAGCCCGAAACAGCTTGGATGATCTTCAAGACCTGTATGCCTCCGTCTATGAAGAAGGGGAAGTGATCAAACGGGTGCATCTTCGCCATTATGTGAATGCGCGAACGAAAGAAGAACTGGAAGACAAAGTGAACGAAGTCTTAACGGCTCTTGAAGGGGAAAATTTCAGAGGCGCCGTTTTTTTAAATGAACAAGACATGGAGTGGAAAGCGCTCCATGAACCGTATACGGCGCAAGCGAAACGCCGCAACCGCCGCAAAGGGCAGGCGATGCCAGCGATTGCGCTAGCCGGTGGCTTTCCGTTCCACTTCACTCAACTCCATGATCCGACCGGTACCTATCACGGTACAACGATGACCGGCGGTAACGTCGTTTTTGATTTGTTTCACCGTGATAAAGATCGGAAATCGTATAGTTCCGTCGTGATTGGGGCGATGGGGGCCGGTAAGTCAACGCTTTTGAAAAAAATCATGCTCGATAATGCCATTAAAGGGCATAAAATTCGTGCTTTTGATGTCGTTGGGGAGTTTTTACCACTCACAGAGGCGATCGGCGGCAAACAAATTGCCTTGGATGGCACGGACGGCATCATTAATCCTTTGCAAGTGTACCGGACGGCGAAAGATGATTTTACGTCGTTTACGCAGCATTTATCAAAACTCACGACCTTTTACCGATTTCTGGCCCCGGAAGCATCCGACAATGAACTGAAAGAATATGAAAATATGCTTCGAAAATTGTATGTCTCTTTAGGTTTATGGAGCGATGAAGGGGATGCCAACCTTACGGGGCAACCGGTGGAGGCGTATCCTATTTTTTCGGATTTTCTGGCATTTATTCGTGAGGAACTTTACGCCGATATATCCACAAGCAAGCAACGCGACAACCTAAGTCTGGAACGCAAACGCCGGCTGGAAACGATTGAGTTGAACATCCAAAACCTTGTTGAAACATACGCTCACCTCTTTAATGGGGTATCCAGCATTGCCGATTTTCAAGACGAACACGTCGTTATCTTTCAGTTGCGCGGGCTGAGTCAGATGCGGACCGAAATCTTTCAAGCCCAATTGTTTAACGTCATGAACTTGTTATGGGATGCGATGCTTACCAACGGCGCCCCCCAATTTGAAGCTTATAACAACGGTGAAATGACGTTTGAAGACGCCGAACGGTTTCTCATCCTCATGGATGAGGCGCATCACATTATCAATACCAAAAAAGGCAGTGGCCACGCTCTAAGTTTCCTCACGACGTTTGTACGAGAAGCCCGCAAATATTTTGCCGGTTTCACGTATGCGTCGCACACGATCCGGGACTTTGTGCCGGAAGGTTCCGACCAAAGCTTGGTCGAGGAAATTAAAACGTTGTTCGAACTCACGCAATACAAATGGATCATGCAACAAGACAGCAATAACCTTGAGATGTTGCAAACCATCTTTGCCGGGCAGTTATCTGAAAGTGAGGTTTCGCAAATACCGGATTTACAAACTGGAGATGTGGTTTTAAACATTCAAGCCGTTAAAAACCTACGCTTTTCCGTTGAAGTCTCAGACGAAGAATTGGCGTTGTTCGGAGGAGGAGCTTAA
- a CDS encoding bifunctional lytic transglycosylase/C40 family peptidase, translated as MSVSSIIAFLLFLFSLIPKKWKGLAVLSVLVAVSGLIGMVVVAILSLGGQYEQQQQADDVDSVGNVAEGEVQVNEEVEALRPLFEQYAEEHGIPDMVEILMAKTMQESGGQLDDVMQSSESLGLPRNTISDPETSIDVGTEYFAQVLEDAGGDVELALQSYNFGHGFIDYAEEHNGGEYSKDLAIEFSREQYQDLAHTGQFSCIRPESAETGACFGDIGYVDAVLDHLATPIDAGDIPEVVEVGERWIGNSEYDFGGGRNEVEQAAGIFDCSSFVHWAFEQIGVDLGPLGSVTTDTLYQEGQSVDPDDMQPGDVVFFDTYKYNGHIGIYAGDGQFIGAQSSTGVAYESLEDGYWGQTFNGNVQRIG; from the coding sequence ATGTCCGTTTCTTCGATCATCGCTTTTCTCCTGTTCCTTTTTTCCTTAATTCCGAAGAAGTGGAAAGGGCTTGCGGTGTTATCCGTCCTTGTGGCTGTGAGTGGCTTGATCGGTATGGTAGTTGTGGCGATTCTTTCGCTCGGTGGCCAATATGAGCAGCAACAACAAGCCGACGATGTTGACTCGGTGGGAAATGTGGCCGAAGGCGAAGTACAAGTGAACGAGGAAGTGGAGGCGCTAAGGCCCCTCTTTGAACAATACGCCGAGGAACATGGCATACCGGATATGGTGGAAATATTGATGGCGAAAACGATGCAAGAGTCCGGTGGCCAGTTGGATGATGTGATGCAATCATCAGAATCCTTGGGCCTGCCTCGAAACACAATCAGTGATCCTGAAACGAGCATCGATGTTGGAACGGAATACTTTGCGCAAGTGTTAGAGGACGCCGGTGGCGATGTGGAACTTGCATTGCAGTCATACAATTTTGGTCATGGCTTCATTGATTACGCCGAAGAACACAATGGCGGTGAGTATTCCAAGGATCTTGCGATTGAGTTTTCGCGTGAACAGTATCAAGACTTAGCGCACACTGGGCAGTTTTCATGCATTCGTCCTGAAAGCGCAGAGACAGGCGCGTGTTTTGGCGATATAGGATACGTTGATGCCGTTCTGGATCACCTCGCAACTCCCATCGATGCCGGAGACATTCCGGAGGTTGTCGAAGTTGGTGAACGATGGATCGGCAACTCCGAGTATGATTTTGGGGGCGGAAGAAATGAAGTGGAACAGGCCGCAGGCATTTTTGATTGTTCCTCGTTTGTTCATTGGGCTTTTGAACAAATTGGGGTGGATCTTGGTCCGCTTGGGTCGGTGACGACCGATACGCTTTATCAAGAAGGACAGTCGGTTGATCCGGATGACATGCAGCCGGGGGACGTGGTCTTTTTTGATACGTACAAATACAATGGGCATATCGGAATTTACGCTGGTGACGGGCAATTCATCGGGGCACAGTCCAGCACCGGTGTTGCCTATGAATCTTTGGAAGACGGTTATTGGGGCCAAACCTTTAACGGCAATGTGCAGCGTATTGGATAG
- the mobP2 gene encoding MobP2 family relaxase, whose protein sequence is MSASTITPGVVLKTKFITSNTKAFDQYVNYVDREEAKGDKQLPSQMFSMYNHYMDDPEKTSALFTDTSDRLNTDEKDELKHAFQHAQENKSLMWQDVITFDNQWLEKQGIYDQKTGELDEKALKNVTRSSMQTMLKKEGLEQSSIWSAAIHRNTDNIHIHVATVEPEPTRERGKRKPKTLDAMKGEVVNGLQDRSYEREQINQIIRGKMVDGKKEQNTLKWQNREMKPLFKDIYERLPENKRHWNYGYNTLNSIRPMIDQLTTTYLDKHHPEDLKNLHQRLDREMDEMKAAYGDGPKESKRFENYKSNKIDDLYKRMGNAFLKEMKSYDNQLHQRPKTKRIAGDQSLRHGKSSSIAMQQSLNRLNRSMKQTYQSYMNDMDYERLERDIERER, encoded by the coding sequence ATGAGTGCTTCAACCATCACGCCAGGTGTGGTATTGAAAACAAAATTTATTACCTCCAATACCAAAGCCTTTGATCAGTACGTCAATTATGTGGATCGGGAAGAAGCCAAAGGGGATAAGCAACTGCCTTCCCAAATGTTTTCGATGTACAATCATTACATGGATGACCCGGAAAAAACGTCGGCTCTTTTTACGGATACTTCGGATCGACTAAACACCGATGAAAAAGATGAATTAAAACATGCGTTCCAACATGCGCAAGAAAATAAGAGTCTCATGTGGCAAGATGTGATTACCTTTGATAATCAGTGGTTAGAAAAGCAAGGGATCTATGATCAAAAAACCGGTGAGCTAGATGAAAAAGCATTAAAGAATGTCACCCGTTCATCGATGCAGACGATGCTCAAAAAAGAAGGGCTCGAACAAAGTTCGATTTGGTCGGCGGCCATTCACCGAAACACCGATAACATTCACATTCATGTAGCCACCGTTGAACCTGAACCGACCCGAGAGCGTGGCAAACGAAAACCCAAAACCTTAGATGCCATGAAAGGCGAAGTGGTTAATGGGCTGCAAGATCGAAGCTATGAACGCGAGCAGATCAATCAAATCATTCGTGGAAAGATGGTCGATGGCAAGAAAGAACAAAACACATTAAAATGGCAAAATCGAGAAATGAAACCTCTGTTTAAGGATATATATGAACGATTACCTGAAAACAAACGCCATTGGAATTATGGTTACAACACCCTCAATTCGATCCGGCCGATGATCGATCAACTAACCACGACGTATTTAGACAAACACCATCCGGAAGACCTTAAAAATTTGCATCAACGGTTGGATCGAGAAATGGATGAAATGAAAGCCGCCTATGGGGATGGGCCGAAAGAAAGCAAACGCTTTGAGAATTATAAAAGCAATAAGATCGATGATCTCTACAAGCGTATGGGCAATGCCTTTTTGAAGGAAATGAAATCGTATGACAATCAATTGCACCAAAGACCAAAGACCAAAAGAATAGCAGGGGATCAATCGTTGCGTCATGGCAAGTCATCGAGCATCGCGATGCAGCAATCGTTAAACCGTCTGAACCGATCGATGAAACAGACCTATCAATCGTACATGAATGACATGGATTATGAACGACTAGAACGAGACATTGAACGCGAAAGGTAG
- a CDS encoding ImmA/IrrE family metallo-endopeptidase: MARTRPRKSPEAIKQDIEELTKGMEEKVANHFYSKDQMKEYLRFMGQFHNYSLNNVQLMQSQFPGAEAVGSYKFWKDKGFPVQKGEKGSKILVPQRLGEQFQNEEGTWKPVKYATKNEKTHIQDGHLPKRDGRLVFSTGTVFDISQTSATRDDLPALFPNKWMEGKVEDYGQLRQGMEAIAKENGIAIVEPKQELGAAKGVSYTLTKEVALNPRNDERQNVKTLLHELAHGKLHTAETHHRYSQPEKEFQAEMTAYTVASHFGVDTSDYSLDYLKSWTKNRTFDDHQQLLKEVQDTSHQFITTMERTLEPEKAHEQKKEEPKGDESMIHQTKKQDGATIDRQAYKDLYKQEVIQQVESNKASREAQYQEAKGSTLPLTAQKPHVSPVKQQHENEKSSLMRKESPLLKAYRNEVTAHEHNTSPFEKEDKPTEHQTFKDHYKREIMGLIEPAIGKQLDREESGDQQERKKRMQAFEQGHDPHTVYQLKKESLQEIKELPLSEQGQKRLGSLEKQLDEEYTNEQEKTSQKGAERSNEREQQEPVATSSISAGTQTGIKGPEPDV; this comes from the coding sequence ATGGCGAGAACGAGACCCCGTAAATCACCGGAAGCGATAAAACAAGACATCGAGGAACTGACTAAAGGCATGGAAGAAAAAGTGGCTAACCATTTCTATTCCAAGGATCAAATGAAGGAATACTTGCGGTTTATGGGGCAATTTCACAACTACTCTCTGAATAATGTTCAGCTCATGCAATCGCAATTTCCAGGCGCCGAAGCCGTTGGTTCGTATAAATTTTGGAAAGACAAAGGTTTTCCCGTGCAAAAAGGAGAGAAAGGCTCTAAAATCCTCGTACCTCAACGGCTCGGCGAGCAATTTCAAAACGAGGAAGGCACATGGAAGCCCGTCAAATATGCGACCAAAAATGAAAAGACACACATTCAAGACGGCCATCTCCCAAAACGAGACGGTCGTCTTGTGTTTTCAACGGGAACCGTTTTTGATATTAGCCAGACGTCGGCCACACGGGATGATTTGCCGGCTTTATTCCCAAATAAATGGATGGAAGGGAAGGTGGAGGATTACGGTCAACTTCGTCAAGGTATGGAAGCCATCGCCAAGGAAAATGGCATTGCCATTGTGGAACCGAAACAAGAGTTAGGCGCAGCTAAAGGCGTCAGCTATACCTTAACAAAGGAGGTGGCTTTAAATCCGCGCAACGATGAACGGCAGAATGTCAAAACCCTGTTGCATGAGTTGGCGCATGGGAAATTGCACACCGCAGAAACACACCACCGATATTCGCAACCGGAAAAAGAGTTTCAGGCAGAGATGACCGCCTACACGGTAGCCTCTCATTTTGGCGTGGATACGTCTGATTACTCGCTGGATTACCTTAAATCTTGGACGAAAAACCGCACCTTTGACGATCATCAGCAATTACTCAAAGAGGTACAAGACACATCCCACCAGTTTATTACCACGATGGAACGAACGTTAGAACCGGAAAAAGCGCATGAACAGAAAAAAGAAGAGCCGAAAGGAGATGAATCAATGATTCATCAAACGAAAAAACAAGATGGAGCGACCATCGATCGGCAGGCATATAAGGACCTTTACAAACAAGAAGTTATCCAACAGGTGGAATCCAATAAAGCTTCCCGTGAAGCACAATATCAGGAAGCCAAAGGATCCACCTTGCCATTAACGGCTCAAAAGCCCCATGTAAGTCCTGTTAAACAGCAACACGAAAATGAAAAATCCTCACTGATGCGGAAGGAAAGTCCGTTACTCAAAGCCTACCGCAACGAAGTGACGGCTCATGAACACAATACAAGCCCGTTTGAAAAAGAGGATAAACCAACGGAGCATCAAACCTTTAAAGACCATTATAAGCGCGAAATCATGGGATTGATTGAGCCTGCCATTGGGAAGCAATTGGATCGGGAAGAATCCGGCGACCAACAAGAACGAAAGAAGCGAATGCAAGCATTTGAGCAGGGACATGATCCGCATACAGTGTACCAATTGAAAAAAGAGTCACTGCAAGAAATCAAAGAACTTCCTCTCTCCGAGCAAGGCCAGAAACGACTAGGTTCCCTTGAAAAGCAATTAGACGAAGAATACACCAATGAGCAAGAAAAAACATCTCAGAAAGGCGCAGAACGATCCAATGAACGCGAACAACAAGAGCCGGTGGCCACGTCATCAATCAGCGCCGGAACTCAAACAGGCATTAAGGGTCCGGAACCGGATGTGTGA
- a CDS encoding DUF3991 and toprim domain-containing protein has translation MINFAQMYYGMSFPEAVEDIANGSFKEKERPPSAKIPSEPYRYPSHYEVSDTTRMHQYLTQDRKIHPKVVNRLERRDYVAQDKRGNVVYKWKQQGEVVGADRQGTQPMARTGDWFKGIDKNSSGNAGFSFDIGKPGTLYVFESAVDALSYWSEKKEDIQNARMLSMSGLKRHTVSAEMNRMNREGYPPKQVVIAVDNDPSGRDFAYGLKDVLQNYVTQDGERVGNVDLPKEKDWNEQLKKNVVVEQPRAKESKPSPAKDTEPER, from the coding sequence GTGATCAACTTTGCGCAAATGTACTATGGGATGTCTTTTCCGGAAGCTGTGGAAGATATTGCAAATGGCTCCTTTAAGGAAAAGGAACGGCCGCCATCAGCCAAAATACCGTCCGAACCCTACCGATATCCTAGCCACTATGAGGTGAGCGATACGACGCGCATGCATCAGTATTTAACCCAGGATCGCAAAATTCACCCTAAAGTCGTGAATCGGTTGGAGCGCAGGGATTATGTGGCGCAAGACAAACGGGGCAATGTCGTTTATAAGTGGAAACAGCAGGGCGAGGTCGTGGGGGCGGATCGACAAGGCACGCAACCGATGGCTCGTACTGGTGATTGGTTTAAAGGCATTGACAAAAACAGCTCAGGGAACGCTGGTTTCTCTTTTGATATTGGAAAGCCGGGAACGCTCTATGTGTTTGAAAGTGCCGTCGATGCGTTGTCTTATTGGAGTGAAAAGAAGGAGGATATACAAAATGCACGTATGCTTTCAATGTCTGGTTTGAAACGACACACTGTTAGCGCAGAAATGAACCGGATGAATAGGGAAGGCTATCCACCGAAACAAGTGGTCATTGCCGTGGACAATGATCCGTCTGGTCGTGATTTCGCCTATGGCCTAAAAGATGTGTTGCAAAACTATGTAACTCAAGACGGGGAACGGGTTGGGAACGTTGATTTGCCAAAGGAAAAGGATTGGAATGAACAATTAAAAAAGAATGTGGTCGTAGAACAGCCGCGAGCGAAAGAATCCAAACCCTCTCCAGCCAAGGATACGGAACCGGAACGATAA
- a CDS encoding restriction endonuclease, whose amino-acid sequence MIDEGTIVSIFLVMFYLFTFPLVIVGFVWLMRRWMKRHREKQAFQRVVQSGIRSIDQMDGHQFEYFLGQLLKELGYRSVKGTKRSNDFGADLLMEKEKKIVVQAKRYGYKQRVGIQAIQQVFAAIPFYQAQEAWVVTNSFYTAAARKLAQACGVHLLDRWRLQQFIVNVNPEMTAQKVYENVEPARRNCPLCGSPLVVRSHQENTRRFFGCSSFPNCRHTEPLNTS is encoded by the coding sequence ATGATAGATGAGGGTACGATCGTCAGCATTTTTCTCGTGATGTTTTACCTTTTTACCTTCCCATTGGTTATTGTTGGTTTTGTTTGGTTGATGAGAAGATGGATGAAGCGTCATCGAGAGAAACAAGCGTTTCAACGAGTCGTTCAAAGTGGCATTCGTTCGATCGACCAAATGGATGGACACCAATTTGAATATTTTTTAGGACAACTGCTTAAAGAGTTAGGCTATCGATCCGTGAAAGGAACGAAACGTTCCAATGATTTTGGGGCTGATTTGTTGATGGAAAAGGAAAAAAAGATCGTTGTGCAGGCGAAGCGATACGGGTATAAGCAAAGGGTAGGAATCCAGGCTATTCAGCAAGTATTTGCGGCAATTCCTTTTTATCAAGCCCAGGAAGCCTGGGTGGTCACGAATAGCTTTTATACGGCAGCCGCCCGAAAACTCGCCCAGGCTTGTGGTGTTCATCTGTTAGATCGTTGGCGCCTGCAGCAATTTATCGTGAATGTGAACCCGGAAATGACGGCTCAAAAGGTGTATGAAAATGTAGAGCCAGCGCGACGCAATTGCCCCTTGTGTGGCTCACCTTTAGTGGTGCGAAGTCATCAGGAGAATACGAGACGATTTTTTGGATGTTCTTCATTTCCGAATTGTCGGCATACGGAACCATTAAATACTTCCTGA